Proteins from a single region of Lelliottia sp. JS-SCA-14:
- the ybcJ gene encoding ribosome-associated protein YbcJ → MATFSLGKHPHVELCDLLKLEGWSESGAQAKIFIADGLVKVDGKVETRKRCKIVAGQTVSFQNQSITVTA, encoded by the coding sequence ATGGCAACATTTTCATTAGGTAAACACCCGCACGTAGAACTGTGCGATCTGCTCAAACTGGAAGGCTGGAGCGAAAGCGGCGCGCAGGCGAAGATTTTTATCGCTGACGGGCTGGTAAAAGTGGACGGCAAAGTGGAAACCCGCAAACGCTGCAAGATTGTCGCCGGTCAGACGGTAAGTTTCCAGAACCAGAGCATTACGGTTACCGCCTGA
- the folD gene encoding bifunctional methylenetetrahydrofolate dehydrogenase/methenyltetrahydrofolate cyclohydrolase FolD, whose product MAAKIIDGKTIAQQVRSEVAEKVKARTAAGKRAPGLAVVLVGSNPASQIYVGSKRKACEEVGFVSRSYDLPETTSEAELLELIDTLNADEVIDGILVQLPLPAGIDNVKVLERIAPDKDVDGFHPYNVGRLCQRAPRLRPCTPRGIVTLLERYNIDTYGLNAVVIGASNIVGRPMSMELLLAGCTTTVTHRFTKNLRQHVENADLLIVAVGKPGFIPGEWIKEGAIVVDVGINRLENGKVVGDVVYEDAAARASYITPVPGGVGPMTVATLIQNTLQACVEYHDVEEA is encoded by the coding sequence ATGGCAGCAAAGATTATTGACGGTAAAACGATTGCGCAGCAGGTGCGCTCTGAGGTCGCGGAAAAAGTGAAGGCGCGTACAGCGGCCGGAAAACGCGCTCCAGGGTTAGCCGTTGTGCTGGTTGGTAGCAACCCGGCATCGCAAATTTATGTCGGCAGTAAACGCAAAGCATGTGAAGAGGTGGGCTTCGTCTCCCGTTCCTACGATCTGCCTGAAACCACCAGCGAAGCAGAACTGCTTGAGCTGATTGATACCCTGAACGCCGACGAGGTGATCGACGGGATTCTGGTGCAGTTGCCGCTGCCTGCGGGCATCGACAACGTGAAGGTGCTGGAGCGCATCGCGCCGGACAAAGACGTGGACGGTTTCCATCCGTACAACGTCGGTCGTCTGTGCCAGCGCGCGCCGCGTCTGCGTCCCTGTACGCCGCGCGGGATTGTGACCCTGCTCGAGCGCTACAACATCGACACCTATGGCCTGAACGCCGTGGTGATTGGCGCGTCCAACATCGTTGGCCGTCCGATGAGCATGGAGCTGCTGCTGGCCGGTTGCACCACCACCGTCACCCACCGCTTTACCAAAAACCTGCGCCAGCACGTCGAGAATGCCGACCTGCTGATCGTGGCCGTCGGTAAGCCGGGCTTTATTCCGGGTGAGTGGATCAAAGAAGGCGCGATCGTCGTGGACGTGGGCATTAACCGTCTGGAAAACGGCAAAGTGGTGGGGGATGTGGTTTATGAAGATGCCGCAGCGCGCGCGTCTTACATTACCCCCGTACCGGGCGGCGTCGGTCCGATGACCGTGGCGACCCTGATTCAGAATACATTGCAGGCATGCGTTGAGTATCACGACGTAGAGGAAGCGTAA
- the fimA gene encoding type 1 fimbrial major subunit FimA has translation MKFSNIASSVIASLVLVAGAAHAADPVSVNGGTVHFKGELVNAACAVNTESADQIVTLGQYRTAKFTKVGDTTSNIPFTIELNDCDPTVAATASVAFTGQIDATDKTLLAVTAGDNDNTAKGVGIEILDSSSSTLTPDGATFSAAKTLIEGTNTLNFTARYKSTAATTEPGQANADATFVMKYE, from the coding sequence ATGAAATTTAGCAATATTGCTTCTTCCGTCATCGCATCGCTGGTATTAGTTGCGGGTGCAGCACATGCAGCGGATCCCGTATCCGTAAATGGCGGTACCGTTCACTTTAAAGGTGAATTAGTTAACGCAGCTTGTGCGGTAAATACTGAATCTGCGGATCAGATTGTGACCCTGGGTCAATATCGTACGGCGAAATTCACCAAAGTGGGTGATACCACCTCCAATATTCCGTTCACCATTGAACTGAATGATTGTGACCCGACTGTCGCGGCAACCGCTTCCGTTGCGTTCACCGGCCAGATCGATGCTACCGATAAAACCCTGCTGGCAGTCACCGCAGGCGATAACGACAACACCGCGAAAGGTGTTGGTATCGAAATCCTCGACAGCTCTTCCAGCACCCTGACCCCAGACGGTGCCACCTTCTCCGCAGCGAAAACGCTGATTGAAGGCACTAACACCCTGAACTTTACCGCGCGTTACAAATCCACTGCGGCGACCACTGAACCTGGTCAGGCCAACGCGGACGCTACCTTCGTGATGAAATACGAATAA
- the fimI gene encoding type 1 fimbrial protein subunit FimI: MTRKWLLFLLSIFVAMPALAHTVVVDGGRVQMKGELVNGGCAVAPESQSLRVEMGQYRTNSFTSVGSFSTVAVPFTLRLVDCSVDVSRTVGMMFEGVTPAEDPQVFLATSRPGDSRVSSGIGLALFDSQQRQIIPNATATTMLPIDTPDVTFHFSARYRAISEHLVPGNIQSDVWFTLIYP; the protein is encoded by the coding sequence ATGACCAGAAAATGGCTCCTGTTTTTGCTGTCCATCTTCGTAGCGATGCCAGCGCTGGCGCATACGGTGGTGGTAGACGGCGGGCGGGTACAGATGAAAGGCGAGCTGGTTAACGGCGGCTGTGCCGTGGCGCCTGAGAGCCAAAGCCTGCGCGTGGAAATGGGGCAATATCGCACAAACTCCTTTACCAGCGTCGGCAGTTTTTCAACGGTAGCAGTGCCCTTTACCTTACGGCTGGTGGATTGCAGCGTGGACGTGTCGCGCACGGTGGGGATGATGTTTGAGGGCGTCACGCCCGCAGAAGATCCGCAGGTTTTTCTGGCGACCTCCCGGCCCGGCGATAGTCGCGTCAGCAGCGGAATTGGGCTGGCGTTATTTGATTCGCAGCAGCGCCAGATTATCCCTAATGCCACCGCAACCACGATGTTGCCGATAGACACCCCTGATGTGACATTTCATTTCAGCGCTCGCTATCGGGCTATTTCAGAACACCTTGTGCCGGGCAATATTCAGTCGGATGTCTGGTTTACGTTGATTTATCCATAA
- the fimC gene encoding type 1 fimbria chaperone FimC: MNTLIKPGLIVSFILMMISLPVQASGGIALGATRVIYPAEAKQTSLAITNSNKQERYLVNAWIENDRGQKEKTFAVTPPLFVSEPDSENTLRIIYAGPQLPADRESLFYMNVKAIPSVNKDNLEGKNVLQLAILSRIKLFVRPKNLAMPPEEALSQLRFERAGNHLKVSNASPYYVTLVNLYLGGQKLENIMIAPKNSAQQTLPTGASGALSWQSVNDYGAITPARRVSL; this comes from the coding sequence ATGAACACTCTAATAAAACCAGGACTGATTGTTTCGTTTATTTTAATGATGATTTCTCTGCCCGTTCAGGCATCCGGAGGGATTGCCCTGGGGGCCACGCGGGTTATTTATCCGGCGGAGGCTAAACAGACTTCGCTCGCCATTACGAACAGCAATAAACAAGAGCGCTATTTAGTCAACGCGTGGATCGAAAATGACCGCGGCCAAAAAGAAAAAACCTTTGCGGTGACGCCGCCGCTGTTTGTCAGCGAGCCGGACAGCGAAAACACGCTGCGTATTATCTACGCCGGTCCGCAGCTGCCTGCCGATCGCGAATCCCTTTTCTACATGAACGTCAAAGCCATTCCCTCCGTCAACAAAGACAATCTGGAAGGGAAAAACGTGCTGCAGCTGGCGATCCTGTCGCGCATCAAACTCTTTGTGCGACCGAAAAACCTGGCGATGCCGCCCGAAGAGGCGCTGTCCCAGCTCCGTTTTGAGCGGGCGGGAAACCACCTGAAAGTCAGCAACGCCTCGCCCTATTACGTGACGCTGGTGAACCTGTATCTGGGCGGGCAGAAGCTGGAAAATATCATGATTGCGCCGAAGAACTCCGCGCAGCAGACCCTGCCGACGGGGGCCAGCGGTGCGCTGTCCTGGCAGAGCGTGAATGACTACGGCGCTATCACTCCTGCGCGTCGCGTCAGTCTTTGA
- a CDS encoding fimbrial biogenesis usher protein, which translates to MNNPRWRFRPCALAVMTVLCPAMVWAQSYFNPAFLSEDTAGVADLSRFEQGHQQAPGTYRVDIWRNDEFLGAQDVRFETAAEETPPVAGGLSPCITRAMLDRFGVNISAFPDLTKATGESCIPLTTAIPGTEIAFNFASLRLNVNLPQVAMQNSARGYIPPDQWDEGIPALLLNYSFSGNRGNDDDNSYYLNLQSGLNYGPWRLRNNGAWRYSQSNGQSQNEWQNISTSAQRTVIPLKSELVLGDSNTGNDVFDSLGFRGLRMYSSDSMYPDSMQGYAPTVRGIARTPAKVVIRQNGYVIYQSYVQAGAFAISDLNPTSSSGDLDVTVEEKDGNPQHYTVPYSTVPLLQREGRLKYDLVAGDYRSGNDDQDTPFFTQGTMIAGLGNGYTLYGGTQLASRYTSIALGAGKNLGDWGAVSLDLTQARSQLADDSRHEGQSLRFLYAKSLNGFGTNFQLLGYRYSTKGFYTLDDVAWKTMEGYQYSDDKNDDGTSDVQSYHNLTWNKKGRFQVNISQSLGDYGSLYVSGSEQTYWGTSDSSTWYQLGYAGGWQGVSYSVSWSWNQAVGIGGTDKLASFNVSVPFSLFTRHGFRRDSAIDRAYATASASRNSDGDTSWQTGVSGTLLEDRNLTYSVSQGHTSTNGASGSASANWQATYGTFGAGYNYSRDQHDLNWQMSGGVVGHADGVTFSQPLGDTNVLIKAPGASGVNIENQTGVKTDWRGYAVMPYATVYRYNRVALDTNTMNNNTDIENNVSSVVPTNGALVRASFDTRIGVRALLTLMRGNQPVPFGAVVRETESGVTSMVGDDGQAYLSGLPLRGELLVQWGNGANAQCRASYDLPEKSLQQAITMKEIRCD; encoded by the coding sequence ATGAATAATCCACGATGGCGCTTCCGCCCGTGTGCGCTCGCAGTGATGACGGTGCTCTGTCCGGCGATGGTGTGGGCGCAGAGCTATTTCAACCCCGCGTTTTTGTCGGAAGACACGGCAGGCGTGGCGGATTTATCACGCTTTGAGCAGGGGCATCAGCAGGCACCTGGCACCTATCGCGTGGATATCTGGCGTAACGATGAGTTTCTCGGCGCTCAGGATGTCCGCTTTGAGACGGCTGCAGAAGAGACCCCGCCCGTCGCTGGCGGGCTGTCGCCGTGTATCACGCGCGCGATGCTCGACCGCTTTGGCGTCAACATTAGTGCGTTTCCGGACTTGACGAAGGCCACCGGAGAGTCCTGCATTCCGCTGACGACGGCGATCCCCGGCACCGAAATCGCGTTCAACTTTGCCTCCCTGCGCCTTAACGTCAACCTGCCGCAGGTGGCGATGCAGAACAGCGCGCGTGGCTACATTCCGCCAGACCAGTGGGACGAGGGGATCCCGGCCCTGTTGCTCAACTACAGCTTTTCCGGCAACCGGGGCAATGACGATGACAACAGCTACTATCTGAACCTGCAAAGCGGCCTGAACTATGGCCCGTGGCGTCTGCGCAATAACGGCGCGTGGCGTTACTCGCAAAGCAACGGCCAAAGCCAGAACGAGTGGCAGAATATCAGCACCTCCGCGCAGCGCACGGTGATCCCGCTGAAAAGCGAGCTGGTGCTCGGTGACAGCAATACCGGCAACGATGTGTTCGACAGCCTCGGTTTTCGCGGTCTGCGCATGTATTCGTCCGACAGTATGTATCCGGACAGCATGCAGGGCTACGCGCCGACCGTACGCGGGATCGCCCGCACGCCAGCGAAAGTGGTGATTCGCCAGAACGGCTATGTCATCTACCAGAGCTACGTTCAGGCCGGGGCGTTTGCCATCAGCGATCTGAACCCGACCTCGTCGAGCGGTGACCTTGATGTGACCGTGGAAGAGAAAGACGGCAATCCGCAGCACTACACCGTGCCGTACTCCACCGTGCCGCTGTTACAGCGTGAAGGCCGTCTGAAATACGATCTGGTCGCCGGGGATTACCGCAGCGGCAACGACGATCAGGACACGCCGTTCTTCACCCAGGGAACGATGATTGCGGGCCTGGGCAACGGGTACACGCTGTATGGCGGTACCCAGCTCGCTTCGCGCTATACCTCTATCGCGCTCGGTGCGGGGAAAAACCTCGGTGACTGGGGGGCGGTCTCCCTCGATCTCACCCAGGCTCGCAGCCAACTGGCCGATGACAGCCGTCACGAAGGGCAATCCCTGCGTTTCCTGTACGCCAAATCACTCAACGGTTTCGGCACCAACTTCCAGCTCCTTGGCTATCGCTATTCGACGAAAGGGTTTTACACCCTCGATGACGTGGCGTGGAAAACCATGGAGGGCTACCAGTATAGCGACGACAAGAACGACGACGGTACGTCGGACGTGCAGAGCTATCACAACCTGACGTGGAACAAAAAAGGGCGCTTCCAGGTGAACATCTCCCAGTCGCTTGGGGATTACGGTTCGCTCTACGTCTCCGGCAGCGAGCAGACCTACTGGGGAACCAGCGATTCCAGCACCTGGTATCAGCTGGGTTACGCCGGAGGCTGGCAGGGCGTGAGCTATTCCGTCTCCTGGTCGTGGAACCAGGCGGTGGGCATCGGCGGCACCGACAAGCTGGCCTCGTTTAACGTCTCTGTGCCGTTCAGCCTCTTTACCCGCCACGGTTTCCGTCGCGACAGCGCCATCGACCGCGCCTACGCCACGGCCTCCGCCAGTCGCAACAGCGATGGCGATACCAGCTGGCAGACCGGGGTCAGCGGCACCTTGCTGGAAGACCGAAACCTGACCTACAGCGTCAGCCAGGGACACACCAGCACCAACGGGGCAAGCGGGAGCGCCAGCGCTAACTGGCAGGCGACCTACGGCACCTTCGGGGCCGGGTATAACTATTCCCGCGACCAGCATGACCTGAACTGGCAGATGTCCGGCGGCGTGGTGGGCCACGCGGACGGCGTGACGTTCAGCCAGCCGCTGGGCGATACCAACGTGCTGATTAAAGCGCCGGGCGCATCCGGGGTGAACATCGAAAACCAGACCGGGGTGAAAACCGACTGGCGCGGTTATGCCGTGATGCCTTACGCCACGGTCTATCGCTACAACCGCGTGGCGCTGGACACCAATACCATGAACAACAATACCGATATCGAAAACAACGTCAGCAGCGTGGTGCCGACTAACGGGGCGCTGGTTCGCGCGAGCTTTGACACGCGCATTGGCGTGCGTGCCCTGCTGACCCTGATGCGGGGCAATCAGCCGGTGCCATTCGGGGCCGTGGTCCGCGAAACCGAAAGCGGCGTCACCAGCATGGTGGGCGATGACGGGCAGGCCTATCTCAGCGGGTTGCCGCTGCGCGGAGAGTTACTGGTGCAGTGGGGCAATGGCGCGAACGCCCAGTGCCGCGCGTCCTATGACCTGCCAGAAAAGAGCCTGCAACAGGCGATCACGATGAAGGAGATCCGCTGTGATTAA